In one window of Balaenoptera musculus isolate JJ_BM4_2016_0621 chromosome 10, mBalMus1.pri.v3, whole genome shotgun sequence DNA:
- the HEBP1 gene encoding heme-binding protein 1, which produces MLGMIKNSLFGSVETWPWQILSKGDKGEVSYEERACEGGKFATVEVTDKPVDEALREAMPKVMKYVGGTNDKGIGMGMTVPISFAVFPSADGSLQKKLKVWFRIPNEFQSNPPAPSDDSIKIEDREGITVYSTQFGGYARATDYVARAAQLRTTLEGTATCRSDFYFCTGYDPPMKPYGRRNEVWLVKSNE; this is translated from the exons ATGTTGGGCATGATCAAGAACTCGCTGTTTGGGAGCGTAGAGACTTGGCCTTGGCAGATCCTGAGCAAAGGGGACAAG GGAGAGGTCTCCTATGAGGAGAGGGCCTGTGAAGGTGGGAAGTTTGCCACAGTGGAAGTGACTGATAAGCCTGTGGATGAGGCTCTACGGGAAGCAATGCCCAAAGTCATGAAGTATGTGGGAGGCACCAATGACAAGG GAATCGGGATGGGGATGACAGTTCCTATTTCCTTTGCCGTGTTCCCCAGTGCCGATGGGTCcctacagaagaaattaaaagtctGGTTCCGGATTCCAAATGAGTTTCAAAGCAACCCACCAGCTCCCAGCGATGACAGCATTAAGATCGAAGACAGGGAAGGCATCACTGTCTATTCCAC GCAGTTTGGCGGTTATGCCAGGGCAACTGACTACGTAGCTCGTGCCGCCCAGCTGCGCACCACCCTGGAGGGTACAGCCACCTGCCGGAGTGACTTCTACTTCTGCACTGGGTATGACCCTCCCATGAAGCCCTACGGACGCCGCAACGAGGTCTGGCTGGTGAAGAGCAATGAATAA